The proteins below are encoded in one region of Penicillium psychrofluorescens genome assembly, chromosome: 4:
- a CDS encoding uncharacterized protein (ID:PFLUO_007080-T1.cds;~source:funannotate), whose translation MATMGTAERISVPTNVPSTGIFKARPLMVETATKASELLQRNHNNYHIYIHDLGLHNHILHHLLAIYALGGTPRQLEDAYNLATDSQQPTRNPDIDRVLDFADPAKFKKCLGKGKYYDDYFLFFQREIGRNGVPNTVNEFLFKGDERAEDMLRRFFGGFLHSPIHLGYAIEFDQPLVAAEALALTAIHDVSFGDILELVEKNAPLSPASKSLIGLQQEIHSNQKLRDAMDYKHGVFQIQKGLLANAREEFLRVMGSWKVKPQELDEKTAEDLNASLYWTGLAQRPEKQIRIDFFLMHSITAGSFWPVLNSAPWISTTTKCRLLEWKGRSDLILYCQTGAPLPRPDELAIYRPLRPSGWQQIFQRACDYKDDGHLSKLIRGIATAAQISKSYVKNPGFKLTTDQEFFTLAHMAMDSAEQFNRDTGTRETDMIRATYQHVRTLSEEIQRVTARWPRHVGFEQAWFHVPDRKPVGLANL comes from the exons ATGGCTACTATGGGAACCGCCGAGCGAATCAGCGTGCCGACAAACGTGCCATCTACCGGCATCTTCAAAGCACGCCCGCTGATGGTCGAGACTGCCACCAAGGCGTCGGAGCTGTTGCAGCGAAATCACAACAACTACCACATCTACATCCACGATCTCGGCCTGCACA ACCAtatcctccaccaccttctgGCCATTTATGCACTGGGAGGCACTCCTCGCCAGCTCGAGGATGCCTACAATCTAGCAACTGACTCTCAGCAGCCCACGCGGAACCCAGATATCGATCGCGTCTTGGACTTTGCGGATCCTGCCAAATTCAAGAAATGTCTGGGCAAGGGGAAATACTACGACGATTACTTTCTGTTTTTCCAGCGGGAGATTGGCCGCAATGGAGTGCCCAACACCGTGAATGAATTCTTATTTAAAGGCGATGAGAGGGCGGAAGACATGCTACGCCGGTTCTTTGGCG GCTTTTTGCACTCGCCGATCCACCTAGGCTATGCCATCGAATTCGACCAGCCACTAGTGGCCGCCGAGGCGCTTGCCCTCACTGCGATCCACGATGTCTCGTTCGGTGACATCTTGGAACTCGTCGAGAAGAACGCCCCGCTGTCTCCTGCATCAAAGAGTCTGATTGGCCTTCAGCAGGAAATACATTCAAACCAGAAGCTACGGGATGCCATGGACTATAAGCATGGCGTGTTTCAGATCCAAAAAGGGCTCCTTGCCAATGCCCGAGAGGAATTCCTTCGTGTCATGGGATCCTGGAAGGTTAAACCACAGGAACTGGATGAAAAGACTGCAGAAGATCTAAATGCTAGTC TATACTGGACGGGTCTCGCCCAACGCCCGGAGAAGCAGATCCGCATTGACTTCTTCCTGATGCATTCCATCACCGCAGGGTCGTTCTGGCCCGTTCTGAATAGTGCGCCATGGATCAGTACCACTACAAAGTGTCGACTGCTGGAATGGAAAGGTCGCTCGGATTTGATTCTATACTGCCAGACAGGCGCACCTCTGCCGCGCCCCGACGAATTGGCCATATATCGGCCTCTGCGTCCATCGGGATGGCAACAAATATTTCAACGTGCCTGTGATTACAAAGATGACGGTCACTTGTCAAAGCTCATCCGCGGAATCGCCACTGCGGCACAGATCAGCAAGTCTTATGTGAAGAATCCGGGGTTCAAACTAACAACCGATCAAGAGTTTTTCACTCTTGCGCATATGG CTATGGATTCTGCCGAGCAATTTAACCGCGACACAGGTACGCGGGAAACCGACATGATTCGTGCCACATACCAGCATGTGCGCACGCTGTCCGAAGAGATACAGCGGGTAACAGCTCGGTGGCCCCGCCATGTGGGCTTCGAACAGGCCTGGTTTCACGTGCCGGATAGGAAGCCAGTGGGTCTTGCAAACCTTTGA